From one Ursus arctos isolate Adak ecotype North America unplaced genomic scaffold, UrsArc2.0 scaffold_26, whole genome shotgun sequence genomic stretch:
- the CERS5 gene encoding ceramide synthase 5 isoform X5, whose product MTFSYMELAGYLITQEDRFIAKPCALHVGIQDSGPYPNAILEKVFLSITKYPDEKRLEGLSKQLDWDVRKIQCWFRHRRNQDKPPTLTKFCESMWRFTFYLCIFCYGIKFLWSSPWFWDIRQCWHSYPFQPLTSGLYYYYIMELAFYWSLMFSQFIDIKRKDFLIMFVHHLATIGLITFSYINNMVRVGTLVMCLHDASDFLLEAAKLANYAKYQRLCDTLFVIFSAVFVVTRLGIYPFWILNTTFFESWEIIGPYPSWWLFNGLLLILQVLHVIWSYLIVRIAFKALIRGKVTYPGRIRPRLCTLHSFLISFFFSMPGGSWTVSSLACV is encoded by the exons ATGACCTTCTCCTACATGGAGCTGGCAGGTTATCTGATCACCCAGGAGGACAG GTTTATTGCCAAACCCTGTGCACTCCATGTTGGCATCCAGGATAGTGGTCCTTATCCCAATGCCATTCTTGAAAAGGTGTTCTTATCTATTACCAAG TATCCTGATGAGAAGAGGCTGGAGGGCCTGTCAAAGCAACTGGACTGGGATGTCCGAAAGATCCAATGCTGGTTTCGTCATCGGAGGAATCAGGACAAGCCTCCGACCCTCACAAAGTTCTGTGAAAGCAT GTGGAGATTCACTTTCTATTTATGTATATTCTGCTACGGAATTAAATTTCTCTGGTCG TCACCTTGGTTCTGGGACATCCGGCAGTGCTGGCATAGCTATCCATTTCAG CCTCTCACAAGTGGGCTTTATTACTATTATATCATGGAACTGGCCTTTTATTGGTCCCTTATGTTTTCTCAGTTTATAGACATTAAACGAAAG GACTTCCTCATCATGTTTGTGCATCACTTGGCCACCATTGGGCTCATCACCTTCTCCTACATCAACAACATGGTGCGGGTGGGAACTCTGGTCATGTGTTTACATGATGCCTCAGACTTCTTGCTGGAG gCAGCCAAACTGGCCAATTATGCCAAATACCAGCGTCTCTGTGACACCCTTTTTGTGATCTTCAGTGCTGTTTTTGTGGTCACTCGTCTAGGAATCTACCCATTCTG GATTCTGAACACGACCTTCTTTGAGAGTTGGGAGATAATCGGGCCTTATCCCTCCTGGTGGCTCTTCAATGGCCTTCTCCTGATCCTGCAGGTTCTACATGTCATCTGGTCCTACCTAATTGTGCGAATTGCTTTCAAAGCCTTGATCCGAGGAAAG GTGACCTATCCAGGAAGGATTAGACCCAGACTCTGTactctccactcttttctcatctccttctttttctctatgCCTGGTGGGAGCTGGACAGTTTCATCTCTTGCAT
- the CERS5 gene encoding ceramide synthase 5 isoform X6 produces the protein MWRFTFYLCIFCYGIKFLWSSPWFWDIRQCWHSYPFQPLTSGLYYYYIMELAFYWSLMFSQFIDIKRKDFLIMFVHHLATIGLITFSYINNMVRVGTLVMCLHDASDFLLEAAKLANYAKYQRLCDTLFVIFSAVFVVTRLGIYPFWILNTTFFESWEIIGPYPSWWLFNGLLLILQVLHVIWSYLIVRIAFKALIRGKVTYPGRIRPRLCTLHSFLISFFFSMPGGSWTVSSLACV, from the exons AT GTGGAGATTCACTTTCTATTTATGTATATTCTGCTACGGAATTAAATTTCTCTGGTCG TCACCTTGGTTCTGGGACATCCGGCAGTGCTGGCATAGCTATCCATTTCAG CCTCTCACAAGTGGGCTTTATTACTATTATATCATGGAACTGGCCTTTTATTGGTCCCTTATGTTTTCTCAGTTTATAGACATTAAACGAAAG GACTTCCTCATCATGTTTGTGCATCACTTGGCCACCATTGGGCTCATCACCTTCTCCTACATCAACAACATGGTGCGGGTGGGAACTCTGGTCATGTGTTTACATGATGCCTCAGACTTCTTGCTGGAG gCAGCCAAACTGGCCAATTATGCCAAATACCAGCGTCTCTGTGACACCCTTTTTGTGATCTTCAGTGCTGTTTTTGTGGTCACTCGTCTAGGAATCTACCCATTCTG GATTCTGAACACGACCTTCTTTGAGAGTTGGGAGATAATCGGGCCTTATCCCTCCTGGTGGCTCTTCAATGGCCTTCTCCTGATCCTGCAGGTTCTACATGTCATCTGGTCCTACCTAATTGTGCGAATTGCTTTCAAAGCCTTGATCCGAGGAAAG GTGACCTATCCAGGAAGGATTAGACCCAGACTCTGTactctccactcttttctcatctccttctttttctctatgCCTGGTGGGAGCTGGACAGTTTCATCTCTTGCAT
- the CERS5 gene encoding ceramide synthase 5 isoform X2 translates to MATAAAGALGLLWGWLWSERFWLPQNVSWADFEGPGDGYGYPRARHILSVFPVAAGIFSVRLLFERFIAKPCALHVGIQDSGPYPNAILEKVFLSITKYPDEKRLEGLSKQLDWDVRKIQCWFRHRRNQDKPPTLTKFCESMWRFTFYLCIFCYGIKFLWSSPWFWDIRQCWHSYPFQPLTSGLYYYYIMELAFYWSLMFSQFIDIKRKDFLIMFVHHLATIGLITFSYINNMVRVGTLVMCLHDASDFLLEAAKLANYAKYQRLCDTLFVIFSAVFVVTRLGIYPFWILNTTFFESWEIIGPYPSWWLFNGLLLILQVLHVIWSYLIVRIAFKALIRGKVTYPGRIRPRLCTLHSFLISFFFSMPGGSWTVSSLACV, encoded by the exons ATGGCGACAGCGGCGGCCGGAGCCCTGGGCCTGCTATGGGGCTGGCTTTGGAGCGAACGCTTCTGGCTGCCTCAGAACGTGAGCTGGGCCGACTTTGAGGGGCCGGGCGACGGCTACGGCTACCCGCGGGCGCGGCACATCCTCTCGGTGTTCCCAGTGGCGGCGGGCATATTCTCCGTGCGGCTGCTCTTCGAGCG GTTTATTGCCAAACCCTGTGCACTCCATGTTGGCATCCAGGATAGTGGTCCTTATCCCAATGCCATTCTTGAAAAGGTGTTCTTATCTATTACCAAG TATCCTGATGAGAAGAGGCTGGAGGGCCTGTCAAAGCAACTGGACTGGGATGTCCGAAAGATCCAATGCTGGTTTCGTCATCGGAGGAATCAGGACAAGCCTCCGACCCTCACAAAGTTCTGTGAAAGCAT GTGGAGATTCACTTTCTATTTATGTATATTCTGCTACGGAATTAAATTTCTCTGGTCG TCACCTTGGTTCTGGGACATCCGGCAGTGCTGGCATAGCTATCCATTTCAG CCTCTCACAAGTGGGCTTTATTACTATTATATCATGGAACTGGCCTTTTATTGGTCCCTTATGTTTTCTCAGTTTATAGACATTAAACGAAAG GACTTCCTCATCATGTTTGTGCATCACTTGGCCACCATTGGGCTCATCACCTTCTCCTACATCAACAACATGGTGCGGGTGGGAACTCTGGTCATGTGTTTACATGATGCCTCAGACTTCTTGCTGGAG gCAGCCAAACTGGCCAATTATGCCAAATACCAGCGTCTCTGTGACACCCTTTTTGTGATCTTCAGTGCTGTTTTTGTGGTCACTCGTCTAGGAATCTACCCATTCTG GATTCTGAACACGACCTTCTTTGAGAGTTGGGAGATAATCGGGCCTTATCCCTCCTGGTGGCTCTTCAATGGCCTTCTCCTGATCCTGCAGGTTCTACATGTCATCTGGTCCTACCTAATTGTGCGAATTGCTTTCAAAGCCTTGATCCGAGGAAAG GTGACCTATCCAGGAAGGATTAGACCCAGACTCTGTactctccactcttttctcatctccttctttttctctatgCCTGGTGGGAGCTGGACAGTTTCATCTCTTGCAT